From a single Elgaria multicarinata webbii isolate HBS135686 ecotype San Diego chromosome 18, rElgMul1.1.pri, whole genome shotgun sequence genomic region:
- the TCTN2 gene encoding tectonic-2 yields the protein MLARRQLWGLLLLLLLTARAQDGDPDFWPSRIHMSGTVVSASLVSSPADVFSIAVADNETGMLPRQDCSGRNRTGDWSLNVTYQGNVSRVTVRLTRNLQLCTANLTDCCVEALCLVEALQVSACQDSKVVAKLLIQAEIYANTSLGNATGKADDNATVIPNQVFQPLGNCPCNLTAGACDIRCCCDLECTPEMKQLFSGSCFKGVFGGDVNPPFDQLCSVHPGNNAPDWFPFLCVQSSLNNTPFLGYFYQGSVSSTQVSSFKIPFQTIPGKLFSGYRQGDPILTMQNEYFTVPQQFLAGQCARNAPVAFLQNFESNCLTTCKENGSMLLNVALNGGTGDDIKPQVTHETKTTDIGSCTDTACRDVIFAEDYMIIWEGKRIIEMKVKVLSGAICPEEILTQKFTVSFVSVNATTTEELSGNPGYQVGKPIRAANLNSSDAVTTLNFWKPDAKGSCTLAGLTPLLFGLNSISGCIEDVDLKDNCSQLRENVAKRLNSLVQVSYVGKRGNSNASNPDDWVEIIRLDTFGPNTNMSVDSLKGTCPDIPAHLNIQIITADVGAVEGIAQQEILGVQLSFSMVTWQVQCPVICEDKTSSLPISAAVQFIKIPAQPPVPMTRFQINYTEYDCKRNDVCWPELFYPLTHYYTGEPYSHSLAKGLVLVFFILIAIVLSDPWQGIHKV from the exons ATGCTCGCCCGGCGGCAGCTTtggggtctgctgctgctgctgcttctgacgGCCCGGGCCCAGGACGGGGATCCCG atttttggCCTTCCCGTATCCACATGTCTGGGACTGTCGTCTCTGCTTCTTTGGTCAGCAGTCCTGCAGATGTCTTCTCTATCGCTGTAGCGGATAATGAGACGG GAATGTTGCCCCGGCAAGACTGTAGTGGAAGAAACAGAACTGGTGACTGGAGTTTGAATGTCACGTATCAAGGG AATGTTTCCAGAGTGACGGTGCGCTTGACCAGGAACCTGCAGCTGTGCACCGCGAACCTCACTGATTGCTGCGTGGAGGCACTGTGCTTGGTTGAAGCTTTGCAAGTCTCAGCTTGTCAAGACTCGAAGGTGGTGGCCAAACTGTTGATCCAAGCTGAAATATATGCCAATACGTCCTTGGGAAATGCGACCGGAAAAGCAGACG ATAATGCAACAGTGATCCCCAATCAAGTGTTTCAACCTTTGGGCAATTGCCCCTGCAATCTCACCGCAGGGGCCTGTGATATCCGTTGCTGCTGTGATCTG gaaTGCACGCCAGAGATGAAGCAACTGTTCAGTGGGTCATGTTTTAAAGGAGTGTTTGGTGGAGATGTCAACCCACCTTTTGACCAGCTGTGCTCTGTCCACCCAGGGAACAATGCCCCAGACTGGTTTCCTTTCTTATGCGTGCAGTCTTCCCTTAACAATACGCCTTTCCTTGGTTATTTCTATCAAGGGTCTGT ATCTTCAACCCAAGTCTCTTCATTTAAGATTCCTTTTCAAACCATTCCGGGAAAACTTTTTAGCGGTTACAGACAAGGCGATCCAATTCTGACCATGCAAAATGAGTATTTTACAGTGCCTCAG CAATTCCTAGCTGGGCAATGTGCGAGAAATGCTCCTGTCGCTTTCCTTCAGAATTTTGAATCTAATTGTCTCACTACTTGCAAGGAAAACGGGAGCATGTTGCTAAATGTAGCACTAAACGGCGGTACTGGAg ATGACATCAAACCACAGGTTACCCATGAGACGAAAACAACAGATATAGGTAGCTGCACTGATACAG CTTGTAGAGATGTGATTTTTGCAGAAGATTATATGATCATATGGGAAGGCAAGAGAATAATTGAAATGAAAGTCAAAGTCCTTTCTGGAGCGATATGTCCAGAAG agaTACTGACACAGAAATTCACAGTCAGCTTTGTGAGTGTAAATGCTACTACTACAGAAGAACTGTCTGGGAATCCAG GTTATCAAGTTGGCAAGCCGATTAGAGCAGCAAATCTGAATTCTTCTGATGCAGTTACCACTTTAAATTTTTGGAAACCCG ATGCCAAGGGTTCATGTACGTTGGCAGGTCTTACACCACTTCTGTTTGGACTAAATTCGATCTCTGGGTGCATCGAGGATGTTGATCTTAAGGACAACTGCAGTCAGTTGAG AGAGAATGTTGCTAAAAGACTAAATTCCTTGGTGCAAGTTAGCTATGTTGGAAAGAGAGGCAACTCTAATGCCAGCAACCCAGATGACTGGGTGGAAATCATCC GTTTAGATACATTTGGTCCCAATACAAATATGAGTGTCGACAGTTTAAAAGGCACCTGCCCTGATATTCCTGCACACTTGAATATTCAGATTATCACTGCTGATGTGGGTGCCGTAGAAGGGATTGCACAGCAGGAGATACTCGGTGTACAGCTTAG TTTTTCGATGGTAACTTGGCAAGTTCAATGTCCAGTGATTTGTGAAGATAAAACTAGCTCTCTTCCTATCTCTGCTGCAGTACAATTTATTAAAATACCAGCTCAACCCCCTGTTCCAATGACAAG ATTTCAGATCAACTACACAGAATATGACTGCAAGAGGAATGATGTTTGCTGGCCAGAGCTTTTTTATCCCTTGACACATTACTACACTG GAGAACCGTACTCCCACTCTCTTGCCAAAGGCTTGGTGCTAGTGTTTTTCATATTAATTGCAATAGTGCTGAGTGATCCTTGGCAGGGAATCCACAAAGTATGA